From Primulina tabacum isolate GXHZ01 chromosome 2, ASM2559414v2, whole genome shotgun sequence, one genomic window encodes:
- the LOC142536735 gene encoding uncharacterized protein LOC142536735 isoform X1, whose translation MASGSIGDDSIDDLNSRGRIRWTPHSKVYTRRIRKKVQETVDNSGSAATTSVPAATGNEASPDPSADLTNPVPASPCQTEPGIPDSSTVPIENPSCDDVPVPVEALVTAEDVNPSQQRVQEGGARQDTELQKLEDSPLPSSDATQNSKKPSPIHITDELLKRNGNGTLNLRVASPLSSENGLSNAREVETSELPVRNDLQGDGGLVPVPIQVPSGNWTADGNGNVKSLVISTVEDRIRFNLSKVTPKNEIEELRKRLECELDQVRRLIKELETKEIQISSFNTPISDSNIRNINNYDSSEVGSVGGFGNFQSQHARNNLVDRRVLLRVNSNLGSNLNLETRPAGLARMNSEVGVARNLEVRPYSRQLSVAVMENNQRPGEFVEKEKRTPKANQFYRKSEFLLAKDRLPPESNRRLKTNKGRKHRGESEYAFGFGFGFDKRAIKSCSSLLQRLMKHNHGWVFNVPVDAKALGLHDYHDVIKHPMDLGTIKTRLSQKWYKSPREFAEDVRLVFRNAMTYNPKGQDVHFMAEQLSQIFEERWQILETEYNPYWKYQMYLDAGLPTPTFRKVAPQSHFAPASALGSAAAPFPALVPSYAPAPVATPTPYAPDGHVRSLDGPDLIATPMAVDPIIQRPFIGRTPAPKKPKAKDPDKRDMTHDEKQKLSTNLQSLPAEKLDAIVQIIKRRSTALSQKDDEIEVDIDRVDTETLWELDRFVTNYKKSLSKYKRKAELARQARMVANQRLALTNTAPASADVQIGNGAVLNKSSAPLAAEGETKENSASRSSSSSSSSSDSGSSSSDSDSDSSSSDGSDEGNSPKT comes from the exons ATGGCTTCGGGGAGTATTGGGGATGATTCTATTGATGATTTGAATTCGAGAGGGAGGATTCGATGGACGCCACACAGTAAAGTCTATACTCGAAGAATCCGCAAGAAAGTCCAGGAAACTGTTGACAATAGTGGTTCTGCCGCAACAACCTCTGTGCCCGCTGCCACAGGGAACGAGGCTTCCCCGGACCCATCTGCGGATCTCACTAACCCCGTCCCTGCCTCCCCTTGCCAAACCGAACCTGGCATTCCAGATTCATCAACTGTTCCCATTGAGAATCCGTCCTGTGATGATGTGCCAGTGCCAGTTGAAGCCCTAGTGACAGCTGAGGATGTGAATCCATCACAGCAAAGAGTGCAAGAAGGTGGTGCACGTCAAGATACTGAGCTTCAGAAGCTTGAAGATTCCCCACTTCCTTCAAGCGACGCGACCCAGAATTCTAAAAAACCATCTCCCATCCACATTACAGATGAGCTGCTCAAGAGAAATGGGAATGGAACTCTGAACTTGAGGGTAGCTTCACCATTGTCAAGTGAGAATGGTTTATCGAATGCCAGAGAAGTTGAGACATCCGAACTTCCTGTCAGGAATGATCTGCAGGGCGATGGAGGGTTAGTGCCAGTCCCAATTCAAGTTCCGAGTGGCAATTGGACTGCGGATGGCAATGGAAATGTTAAATCATTGGTGATATCCACTGTTGAGGATAGGATTAGATTTAATTTATCTAAAGTAACTCCAAAGAATGAAATTGAGGAGcttaggaagaggcttgagtgTGAGCTTGATCAGGTTAGGAGACTAATTAAAGAGCTTGAAACCAAGGAGATTCAGATTTCTTCTTTTAATACTCCGATCAGTGATAGTAATATTagaaatattaataattatgataGTTCTGAGGTTGGTAGTGTTGGTGGGTTTGGTAATTTCCAATCTCAGCATGCCCGGAACAATTTGGTCGACAGGAGGGTGTTGTTGAGAGTCAATTCAAATTTAGGTTCAAACTTAAATTTGGAAACTAGACCTGCAGGATTAGCACGAATGAATTCTGAAGTGGGTGTAGCACGGAATTTAGAAGTGAGGCCTTATAGTAGGCAGCTCAGTGTTGCAGTGATGGAAAACAATCAGAGGCCTGGTGAATTTGTTGAGAAGGAGAAAAGAACTCCAAAGGCTAATCAGTTCTACAGAAAATCAGAGTTTCTTTTGGCAAAGGACAGACTGCCTCCTGAAAGTAATAGAAGGTTGAAGACAAATAAAGGGAGAAAACACAGAGGAGAATCAGAATATGCATTTGGCTTTGGATTTGGCTTCGATAAGAGAGCGATCAAGAGCTGTAGCAGCCTACTTCAGCGATTGATGAAGCACAATCATGGTTGGGTTTTTAATGTACCTGTGGATGCCAAGGCGCTGGGTTTGCATGATTACCATGATGTCATTAAGCATCCAATGGATTTGGGCACAATCAAAACTAGACTGTCACAAAAATGGTACAAGTCTCCTAGGGAGTTCGCAGAGGATGTGAGACTTGTTTTTCGCAATGCCATGACATATAATCCCAAGGGGCAGGATGTCCACTTTATGGCTGAGCAATTGTCTCAGATTTTTGAAGAGCGGTGGCAGATTTTAGAAACCGAGTATAATCCTTATTGGAAATATCAGATGTATCTGGATGCAGGGTTGCCCACTCCCACGTTTCGAAAGGTCGCCCCGCAGTCTCACTTTGCCCCAGCTTCAGCTCTGGGCTCTGCTGCTGCTCCTTTTCCTGCACTGGTTCCTTCCTACGCCCCAGCACCTGTTGCTACTCCTACTCCATATGCTCCTGATGGACACGTGAGAAGTTTGGATGGACCAGATTTGATCGCAACACCTATGGCTGTTGATCCCATAATTCAGAGACCGTTTATTGGCAGAACCCCTGCTCCAAAGAAACCTAAAGCTAAAGATCCCGATAAAAGGGACATGACTCATGATGAGAAGCAAAAACTAAGTACAAATCTTCAAAGCTTGCCTGCTGAAAAGCTTGATGCCATTGTTCAGATCATTAAGAGGAGGAGCACTGCTCTTTCTCAAAAAGATGATGAGATTGAGGTCGACATTGACCGAGTTGATACCGAAACACTATGGGAACTTGATAGGTTTGTGACTAATTACAAAAAGAGCTTGAgcaaatacaaaagaaaagctGAACTAGCGCGGCAAGCTAGAATGGTGGCTAATCAAAGACTTGCACTGACG AACACTGCACCAGCATCAGCAGATGTTCAAATTGGAAATGGAGCAG ttttaaataagAGTTCAGCACCTCTGGCTGCTGAAGGTGAAACCAAGGAAAATAGTGCTAGTAGGTCCAGCAGTTCGAGTAGTTCCAGCAGTGATTCTGGATCATCTTCAAGCG ATTCTGATAGCGATAGCTCCTCTTCAGATGGATCTGATGAAGGCAATTCACCTAAGACATGA
- the LOC142536735 gene encoding uncharacterized protein LOC142536735 isoform X2 codes for MASGSIGDDSIDDLNSRGRIRWTPHSKVYTRRIRKKVQETVDNSGSAATTSVPAATGNEASPDPSADLTNPVPASPCQTEPGIPDSSTVPIENPSCDDVPVPVEALVTAEDVNPSQQRVQEGGARQDTELQKLEDSPLPSSDATQNSKKPSPIHITDELLKRNGNGTLNLRVASPLSSENGLSNAREVETSELPVRNDLQGDGGLVPVPIQVPSGNWTADGNGNVKSLVISTVEDRIRFNLSKVTPKNEIEELRKRLECELDQVRRLIKELETKEIQISSFNTPISDSNIRNINNYDSSEVGSVGGFGNFQSQHARNNLVDRRVLLRVNSNLGSNLNLETRPAGLARMNSEVGVARNLEVRPYSRQLSVAVMENNQRPGEFVEKEKRTPKANQFYRKSEFLLAKDRLPPESNRRLKTNKGRKHRGESEYAFGFGFGFDKRAIKSCSSLLQRLMKHNHGWVFNVPVDAKALGLHDYHDVIKHPMDLGTIKTRLSQKWYKSPREFAEDVRLVFRNAMTYNPKGQDVHFMAEQLSQIFEERWQILETEYNPYWKYQMYLDAGLPTPTFRKVAPQSHFAPASALGSAAAPFPALVPSYAPAPVATPTPYAPDGHVRSLDGPDLIATPMAVDPIIQRPFIGRTPAPKKPKAKDPDKRDMTHDEKQKLSTNLQSLPAEKLDAIVQIIKRRSTALSQKDDEIEVDIDRVDTETLWELDRFVTNYKKSLSKYKRKAELARQARMVANQRLALTNTAPASADVQIGNGADKSSAPLAAEGETKENSASRSSSSSSSSSDSGSSSSDSDSDSSSSDGSDEGNSPKT; via the exons ATGGCTTCGGGGAGTATTGGGGATGATTCTATTGATGATTTGAATTCGAGAGGGAGGATTCGATGGACGCCACACAGTAAAGTCTATACTCGAAGAATCCGCAAGAAAGTCCAGGAAACTGTTGACAATAGTGGTTCTGCCGCAACAACCTCTGTGCCCGCTGCCACAGGGAACGAGGCTTCCCCGGACCCATCTGCGGATCTCACTAACCCCGTCCCTGCCTCCCCTTGCCAAACCGAACCTGGCATTCCAGATTCATCAACTGTTCCCATTGAGAATCCGTCCTGTGATGATGTGCCAGTGCCAGTTGAAGCCCTAGTGACAGCTGAGGATGTGAATCCATCACAGCAAAGAGTGCAAGAAGGTGGTGCACGTCAAGATACTGAGCTTCAGAAGCTTGAAGATTCCCCACTTCCTTCAAGCGACGCGACCCAGAATTCTAAAAAACCATCTCCCATCCACATTACAGATGAGCTGCTCAAGAGAAATGGGAATGGAACTCTGAACTTGAGGGTAGCTTCACCATTGTCAAGTGAGAATGGTTTATCGAATGCCAGAGAAGTTGAGACATCCGAACTTCCTGTCAGGAATGATCTGCAGGGCGATGGAGGGTTAGTGCCAGTCCCAATTCAAGTTCCGAGTGGCAATTGGACTGCGGATGGCAATGGAAATGTTAAATCATTGGTGATATCCACTGTTGAGGATAGGATTAGATTTAATTTATCTAAAGTAACTCCAAAGAATGAAATTGAGGAGcttaggaagaggcttgagtgTGAGCTTGATCAGGTTAGGAGACTAATTAAAGAGCTTGAAACCAAGGAGATTCAGATTTCTTCTTTTAATACTCCGATCAGTGATAGTAATATTagaaatattaataattatgataGTTCTGAGGTTGGTAGTGTTGGTGGGTTTGGTAATTTCCAATCTCAGCATGCCCGGAACAATTTGGTCGACAGGAGGGTGTTGTTGAGAGTCAATTCAAATTTAGGTTCAAACTTAAATTTGGAAACTAGACCTGCAGGATTAGCACGAATGAATTCTGAAGTGGGTGTAGCACGGAATTTAGAAGTGAGGCCTTATAGTAGGCAGCTCAGTGTTGCAGTGATGGAAAACAATCAGAGGCCTGGTGAATTTGTTGAGAAGGAGAAAAGAACTCCAAAGGCTAATCAGTTCTACAGAAAATCAGAGTTTCTTTTGGCAAAGGACAGACTGCCTCCTGAAAGTAATAGAAGGTTGAAGACAAATAAAGGGAGAAAACACAGAGGAGAATCAGAATATGCATTTGGCTTTGGATTTGGCTTCGATAAGAGAGCGATCAAGAGCTGTAGCAGCCTACTTCAGCGATTGATGAAGCACAATCATGGTTGGGTTTTTAATGTACCTGTGGATGCCAAGGCGCTGGGTTTGCATGATTACCATGATGTCATTAAGCATCCAATGGATTTGGGCACAATCAAAACTAGACTGTCACAAAAATGGTACAAGTCTCCTAGGGAGTTCGCAGAGGATGTGAGACTTGTTTTTCGCAATGCCATGACATATAATCCCAAGGGGCAGGATGTCCACTTTATGGCTGAGCAATTGTCTCAGATTTTTGAAGAGCGGTGGCAGATTTTAGAAACCGAGTATAATCCTTATTGGAAATATCAGATGTATCTGGATGCAGGGTTGCCCACTCCCACGTTTCGAAAGGTCGCCCCGCAGTCTCACTTTGCCCCAGCTTCAGCTCTGGGCTCTGCTGCTGCTCCTTTTCCTGCACTGGTTCCTTCCTACGCCCCAGCACCTGTTGCTACTCCTACTCCATATGCTCCTGATGGACACGTGAGAAGTTTGGATGGACCAGATTTGATCGCAACACCTATGGCTGTTGATCCCATAATTCAGAGACCGTTTATTGGCAGAACCCCTGCTCCAAAGAAACCTAAAGCTAAAGATCCCGATAAAAGGGACATGACTCATGATGAGAAGCAAAAACTAAGTACAAATCTTCAAAGCTTGCCTGCTGAAAAGCTTGATGCCATTGTTCAGATCATTAAGAGGAGGAGCACTGCTCTTTCTCAAAAAGATGATGAGATTGAGGTCGACATTGACCGAGTTGATACCGAAACACTATGGGAACTTGATAGGTTTGTGACTAATTACAAAAAGAGCTTGAgcaaatacaaaagaaaagctGAACTAGCGCGGCAAGCTAGAATGGTGGCTAATCAAAGACTTGCACTGACG AACACTGCACCAGCATCAGCAGATGTTCAAATTGGAAATGGAGCAG ataagAGTTCAGCACCTCTGGCTGCTGAAGGTGAAACCAAGGAAAATAGTGCTAGTAGGTCCAGCAGTTCGAGTAGTTCCAGCAGTGATTCTGGATCATCTTCAAGCG ATTCTGATAGCGATAGCTCCTCTTCAGATGGATCTGATGAAGGCAATTCACCTAAGACATGA